The region CGTGGTCACCAAAGACATCTAAAATATGGCCACAGACACAGCGAATTGAACGTGGGGGAGGTGAAAACACTGGAACTCCTAAGCGCAAACGCAAAGCAGTCACGAATTCACGCGGGGACATGGCCAGGCTGAGATTTGGGTTagggattgccctcaaccaagcccccaCATGAGGAAATGTGACAGCATTAAAACGCGCTTGTTCTCGCAAACTACAAAGAGACGACCTAACGCTGGATTTCAAAGCGTCATCTAAAGCTCGTTGAATTGAATGTTGCGTGGAATTAACAGATAGCGCCGTACTATTAGGTGGTAAAAGATCCGCCAAACACTGTCGACATTCCAATTCGCCAGGGAAAACGGAAGTAGGACACATACTATCTGACCCATCAGGTGGAGAAAATGGCATTGAAGGAGTGAAGAGCAGGCGGAGAGACAAAGTCCGAGAGGAGTTGCAACTACCGACAAAGGCTGCAGAGGAAGATCTGTGAGCCTCACGTAGACCGAGACCACCTAAACGAGTAGGAAGTGTAGCCTGTCTCCATGGCAAATCAGAGATAGAGGAAGAGGACAAAGACTCCAAGCTATGATGAAGCCCTCTGTCAAAACGTAACAACACTTCGTGAATCCTGCAGCCAGGAACAGTTCTGATGATATGATTCAGCTTACAGAGGCTCAAGCAACTCCTCAGGAGATGAAGCTCCACTTGGGGATCCTCCAAAGCTGACAGACGATCCTGCCAGTTCAAAATTCTGTCCACACGTTGGGaaacaaactcacaaacaTAGGAGTCAGGTCCGTATACTGGACAGCCAAGAAAGTCAATACCACCATAGATATGAACACTTCGCTGAATTTCAGGTGCGAAAGCAGGGAATTCCTGATCACCCGAAGGCCAGaatatttcacatttcttcaaattgaCATGCAGACCAAAAGAGGGACCTTTGGATATTAAGAGGTCTAACAGCCCAGCTACTGAAGAACGCGAACCTACGAACAATCCGTCATCCAAATACCATACCTTTAGCTTGAAATCAGGTAATGGCCCCAACTCATCCAAGAACTCTAAAACAACTAAGGAGAAAAGAAGTGGCCCAAGGGGATCCCTTGCTGCACTCCTGCGCATGACTTAATCCATGAAGAGCCAAAGGATAGCATACTTTCGCAGTGATAACACCATGATGACCATCCAAAAAGGGCTGGAAACTCTTTGTGTAAACGACCCAAAAATGAAACGCGAGAACATTCATTGAAAGCATTTGTCATATCAATTTTGAGGCAACAAAGAGAAGGATCCGACCCATAGCGTGCTATACAACTAGACAGAGCATGTATGGCAGCGTCTAAACCTCCTGGGACCCCAACTCCAACCTGACCATAAGGCAAAAAAGTATCTGGCAAGTCTGCCTTCACAGCAGAACAGCATAAGCGACTGATTAGTCGACGCAGAACCTCACCAACTGCTATTGGGCGAATGCCACCTTGCTTCTTCAGCAGAGCAGTAAGAGGAGCTCCACACAACCAGGGAGCTATTCTGGGGTCTGCACGACCAGAAAGAAGAAAGTTAATCAAGCATGTCAAGTTCTCCAGACAATGCTTGGCTGAGGGTGTTGTTGTACCAATAGCATCAAGCAAATGTTGAGAATTCAATTGAGAAGCACCAGGACTGGAACCACGAGGAAAAGATTGAAGGGCAGCTAGAACTGCATCCAAACTGGCAGACAGAGGAGAAGGAATCTCATCAGTATGACCTGGCACAGCGTGAGCAGGGTGACGCTGACGTAATTCTTCATGAGCCTTCTTGTTGTTGGGATTGACAGTACCCAAAGAGCCAAGAGAACGCATAGCTTCTCGGTAACGACCCTCTCTGGCATAAGCTAATGCTCGTTTTCGGTTGGCTTGCTCAACAGAAGAAGACTTGGGAAAGATCGACTTTCTGGAATCAGCATCAAGTCTAGCCTCAGACCAAAGACCCAGAAGATTGCCAGAAGTCCACTGTTCTAACCGGGAGAGTAACATAGCCTTAACTATAACGCGCTTTTTCTTGCCTCCTCTTGGTGGACATCTCAACACAGCCTTAGCAAACATGTGTAAGCGTGCATAACCCCACAGACCATGATGAGTGGCATTCCTGAATTCTGTGGCAAGGGCTTCAGCAACAGCAGGGCGGACTGAACATGGAATGTGACCAACAGTCTTGACTGGCAACAAAGAAATTTCCTGCATCAAGGCTTCAAACAAAACCGACTCAAGATGGACGGGGCACGCAAGGTTACATGCAGCCCTGATTGCTTCCACAACAGGATCATCAAAATCGCACGCTTGAGCAGCAGAAGGACCAGATATAGAAGCATTTGACACACCAGGAACATCTTCAGGATGAGCAGAATCAAGAAGAACTGCGTCCACACCCTCCTGTTCATATTCTGACGCCATCTTAGAAAACCAcgacgaagaagacggatcAACCATCACACCACCACATCTTGCGCGACCAGAGCCTTGAGAACGTCGGCAGACCTTCCAATGTGCAGAATAGGCAAAGCCGCAAACAGAACAAAGACGACGCCCGTGAGCAGAAAGAAACGACACAGAGGAAAAATGAGAGCGCGAGATGTGCTCCAGATTGATATGCTGCCAAAGCGAGTTACTGTTGGAGTATGAGCAATGACACAAGGGGCAAGAACAACCATCTGACGGCTCACAAGAAGACCGACCGTTGTTCAGAGAACGGCCACATCCGAGTTGAGAACAACTGGCGTCTTTATCAACGACACTATCCTCAGCAACtgtttcatcttcatctgacGTGGTGGACATGCTGTCAGAACCCAAAAGAACGACGTAAATTGACCAAACGGCAGACTAAATTCAAACAGCAGACAACGCCATCTCTCATccgggat is a window of Corticium candelabrum chromosome 20, ooCorCand1.1, whole genome shotgun sequence DNA encoding:
- the LOC134196104 gene encoding uncharacterized protein LOC134196104 codes for the protein MSTTSDEDETVAEDSVVDKDASCSQLGCGRSLNNGRSSCEPSDGCSCPLCHCSYSNSNSLWQHINLEHISRSHFSSVSFLSAHGRRLCSVCGFAYSAHWKVCRRSQGSGRARCGGVMVDPSSSSWFSKMASEYEQEGVDAVLLDSAHPEDVPGVSNASISGPSAAQACDFDDPVVEAIRAACNLACPVHLESVLFEALMQEISLLPVKTVGHIPCSVRPAVAEALATEFRNATHHGLWGYARLHMFAKAVLRCPPRGGKKKRVIVKAMLLSRLEQWTSGNLLGLWSEARLDADSRKSIFPKSSSVEQANRKRALAYAREGRYREAMRSLGSLGTVNPNNKKAHEELRQRHPAHAVPGHTDEIPSPLSASLDAVLAALQSFPRGSSPGASQLNSQHLLDAIGTTTPSAKHCLENLTCLINFLLSGRADPRIAPWLCGAPLTALLKKQGGIRPIAVGEVLRRLISRLCCSAVKADLPDTFLPYGQVGVGVPGGLDAAIHALSSCIARYGSDPSLCCLKIDMTNAFNECSRVSFLGRLHKEFPALFGWSSWCYHCESMLSFGSSWIKSCAGVQQGIPLGHFFSP